The following coding sequences lie in one Plasmodium berghei ANKA genome assembly, chromosome: 7 genomic window:
- a CDS encoding fam-b protein, translating into MRVSILKYVLFSIVICSFEYGKNELYLVNDRNICLEMNVINFRNNRILADADNEFDLNGFYQSTLNLANQLGDCIEGNKEIEYLINIIDSHIKKHKESNTSLDLKNVDSKTKTLIKELRKELEELKKHISDKTNGELSIQLIDDKIIIKKDENGSVSEHEDFKQLKNNENNKIASSNRHTESELIKKYRKEAIKLILSCLAYVAVAFSVSIGGSLYLTILFLLPGLSICYFLWRFIKYSNKLEKVLRFRVQGLEFRVQGSKLYFY; encoded by the exons ATGAGAGTCagtattttaaaatatgttctTTTTTCAATTGTTATTTGTTCTTTTGAATATGGCAAAAAT GAATTATACCTTGTAAACGATAGAAACATATGCCTTGAAATGAATGTAATAAACTTTAGAAATAATAGGATATTAGCAGATGCAGATAACGAATTTGATTTAAATGGATTTTATCAATCAACTTTGAATCTTGCAAATCAACTTGGTGATTGCATTGAAGGTAACAAAGAAATAGAATatcttataaatattatagatTCACATATAAAGAAACATAAAGAAAGTAACACATCActtgatttaaaaaatgtagataGTAAGACAAAAACATTAATTAAGGAGCTTCGAAAAGAATtagaagaattaaaaaaacatatttctGATAAAACGAATGGTGAATTATCAATACAGCTTAtagatgataaaataataataaaaaaagatgaaaatggTTCTGTATCAGAACATGAAGACTTTAAacaattgaaaaataatgaaaataataaaattgcaTCAAGTAATCGTCATACGGAATCAGAAttgattaaaaaatatagaaaagaAGCAATCAAACTCATCCTGTCGTGTTTGGCATATGTAGCAGTTGCTTTTTCGGTATCAATAGGAGGGTCGTTGTACTTAACGATACTATTCTTACTGCCTGGACTTTCCATATGTTATTTCCTTTGGagatttattaaatactccaataaattagaaaaagTATTAAGGTtcagggttcagggtttagagtttagggttcagggttcaaagttatatttttattaa
- a CDS encoding fam-a protein, with product MNKLCIQIVLFLLTISLYVNNKTLATEPAPIKYVAFKPRKCYLTSEEIYEKNKHLLCTDPEETVKADEVMNEAVKHLEHHSANIDDYKFWVVNPYYRTFFYKKKDKNLTDVLKVKFKIDDSDKYNEIINMLWDPDRHIFSNSDFVKIVRVYNPNLVMIQQRYKKKFGRLQRYFYALATKVELSENKTIVVMASANINDHNLSIEVYQNTIIKSANLFKTDIDSEDDIRKGELKKTFINIAGYLIEKKDGYSDITYIESFNRHAFIPLKRMLRKALCCFLPHK from the exons ATGAATAAGCTTTGTATtcaaattgttttatttcttttaaccATCTCCCTATAtgtgaataataaaaccCTTGCAACTGAACCTGCtccaataaaatatgtagcATTCAAACCAAGAAAATGTTACCTTAC TTCAgaagaaatatatgaaaaaaataagcacTTATTATGTACTGATCCAGAAGAAACTGTAAAGGCAGATGAAGTTATGAACGAAGCTGTGAAACATTTAGAGCATCATTCTGCAAATATAGATGATTATAAATTTTGGGTAGTAAATCCTTATTATagaacatttttttataaaaaaaaagataaaaaccTTACAGATGTTCTAAAagttaaatttaaaattgatGATTCCGATAAG tataatgaaataataaacatgTTATGGGATCCCGATCGCCACATTTTTTCCAATAGTGACTTTGTTAAAA tTGTCCGTGTGTACAATCCAAATTTAGTAATGATACAACAAcgttacaaaaaaaaatttggaCGCCTTCAGAGATATTTTTATGCTTTAGCTACAAAGGTTGAA CTATCAGAAAACAAAACTATAGTAGTCATGGCTTCagcaaatataaatgaccACAACCTTTCTATTGAAGTATATCAAAacacaataataaaaagcgCAAATTTATTCAAAACTGACATTGATTCTGAAGATGATATTAGAAAAggagaattaaaaaaaacgttTATTAACATAGCTGGATATCtcattgaaaaaaaagacgGCTATTCTGATATCACCTACATAGAATCT tTTAATCGGCATGCTTTCATTCCCCTAAAACGCATGCTTAGAAAAGCTTTATGTTGTTTTCTCCCtcataaataa
- a CDS encoding fam-a protein encodes MSKGYIKIIFSLLISSVYMSNKTFAAEANSGIEALRRFARPPSMSIFPNDYSEGTIEEQSFNSCVYPEEIEIAEKVMNEAELLLQYHAASTDDYKLYHKFSKDSIAYYKKHRNTLIFKFNHKIKYPDKYNYIISMLWNSNAKYVGDQIVKEKVARAYSPNLMMIQQRYKNDAISFHGYYYALAKKVQVSDDTTIIVYASSDVNDYNSVDKKKYTNTIVESANLFKPKIYSENDIRNGELTKMFVNLSGFIIQKKRDCVDITYLNSININTTIFEDLLIRIINLSQILTIKR; translated from the exons ATGAGTAAaggatatattaaaatcattttttctcttttaatttcatcCGTATATATGAGCAATAAAACTTTTGCAGCTGAGGCTAATTCAGGTATTGAAGCTTTACGAAGATTTGCTCGGCCACCTAGCAT GTCGATTTTTCCCAATGATTATTCAGAAGGAACAATTGAAGAACAATCCTTCAACTCATGTGTATACCCTGAAGAAATTGAAATAGCAGAAAAGGTTATGAATGAAGCTGAACTGTTATTACAATACCATGCTGCAAGTACGGATGATTACAAATTATATCATAAATTCAGTAAGGATTCAATTGCATATTATAAGAAACATAGAAatacattaatttttaaatttaatcaTAAAATCAAATACCCAGACAAG tataattatataataagcATGTTATGGAATTCAAATGCCAAATATGTTGGTGATCAAATTGTTAAAG aaaaagtTGCACGTGCATACTCTCCAAATTTAATGATGATCCAACAGCGTTACAAAAATGATGCTATATCGTTCCATGGATATTACTATGCTTTAGCAAAAAAAGTTCAA GTATCAGACGACACAACTATAATTGTCTATGCATCATCTGATGTAAATGACTATAACAGTGtcgataaaaaaaaatatacaaacaCTATTGTAGAAAGTGCAAACTTATTCAAACCAAAAATTTATTcagaaaatgatattaGAAATGGAGAATTGACAAAAATGTTTGTTAATTTATCTGGATttataattcaaaaaaaaagggatTGCGTTGATATTACCTATCTCAACTCT attaatattaataccACTATTTTTGAAGATTTATTAATTagaataattaatttatcacAAATACTAACTATTAAGAGATAA
- a CDS encoding BIR protein, whose amino-acid sequence MNDHVCRRFLFVRSWFPDKLDKNKNYQFLKDEYFNKYCSNQKCDSDLEKINAVCLTLFNELFGKSSLFSKHNNVNIVDYIIIWLSYMLNLKNNDGSNNLEYFNKTYINNDENYKKPITDVTEYGSYKDLINNKKEFMDISSEKMSKLYILFKILCNMYTDFDENTSYCAGCSENADKFVAKYYELNNDSSITSNSSYNDLLSTLSNDYNNFKNYCNSKGDKCKDYPDLLTIEKIKTSAQGYKQISEQLYTHGSNQISEQLPTQGSEITSSSSIGNKLFTVLSIFGAIAFFLGIGYKCSLFGFRKRAQKQYLRGKLNK is encoded by the exons ATGAATGACCATGTG TGTAGAAGGTTCCTTTTTGTAAGGAGTTGGTTTCCCGATAAATTAgacaaaaacaaaaattatcaatTTCTAAAGGATGAATATTTCAATAAGTATTGTAGTAATCAAAAATGTGATAGTGATCtcgaaaaaattaatgctGTATGTTTAACGTTATTTAATGAATTATTTGGGAAATCTTCTTTGTTTTCGAAACATAATAACGTCAATATTGTTGattacattattatatggtTAAGTTATATGTTAAACCTAAAGAATAATGATGGAAGCAACAATCtagaatattttaataaaacatatataaataatgacgAAAACTACAAAAAGCCCATAACTGATGTTACAGAGTATGGTAGTTATAAGGATcttataaataacaaaaaagaaTTTATGGATATTTCTAGTGAAAAAATGTCTaaactttatattttatttaaaattttatgtaATATGTATACTGATTTTGATGAAAACACATCATATTGCGCAGGATGTTCTGAAAATGCTGATAAATTTGTTGCAAAATATTACGAGCTTAATAACGATTCTAGTATAACTAGTAATAGTTCCTATAATGATCTATTGTCTACTTTATCaaatgattataataattttaaaaattattgtaaTAGTAAAGGTGATAAATGTAAAGACTATCCAGACCTTCTAAcgatagaaaaaataaaaacttcTGCACAAGgttataaacaaatttctGAACAGCTTTATACACATGGTTCTAATCAAATTTCTGAACAGCTTCCTACACAAGGTTCTGAAATTACATCAAGTTCATCGATAggaaacaaattatttacagTTTTATCGATATTTGGTGCAatagcattttttttaggaaTTGGATATaag tgTTCGTTATTTGGATTTCGGAAACGAGCtcaaaaacaatatttaagAGGAAAACtaaacaaataa
- a CDS encoding fam-a protein: MNKFYIKIFFFLISIFVYVNNTSFATELDSPDDSLEHSLKMGIFMKNNNLITEPASDIDFLVKSNISQIDLIKTVKNNVTPDKEYLDYITQDKDYLDNLIPNKEYLDYITQDKDYLDNLIPNKEYLDYITQDKDYLDNLIPNKEYLDYITQDKDYLDNLIPNKEYLDYITQDKDYLDNLIPNKEYLDYINQDKDYLDNLIPNKDAQEFENHENRDLLSCTDYEEAKKASEIMCDVIDRLKYYDVAKFYLKIRNPNKCNQIVKMLYEPKDLYGFGSNDSKVLFIPRIVLEHNSNLILIQKYSESNTTFFANTSININDETSANKKKGKKGVNLLNDHIDFDDIIRQIVLKNMFANFFGFIITKEYDHVGVTYVESNRHDKSYPKNYDKIKRRAQNMLNLMNILLYGFKG; encoded by the exons atgaataaattttatattaaaatttttttttttcttataagCATCTTCGTATATGTGAATAATACATCCTTTGCAACTGAGCTTGATTCACCCGATGATTCTTTAGAACATTCTTTAAAGATGggaatatttatgaaaaataataatcttATAACGGAACCAGCTTCAGACATAGATTTTCTAGTCAAATCAAATATATCCCAAATTGATTTGATAAAAACTgtcaaaaataatgttacCCCAGACAAAGAATATCTAGACTACATTACTCAAGACAAAGACTATTTAGATAATCTTATTCCAAACAAAGAATATCTAGACTACATTACTCAAGACAAAGACTATTTAGATAATCTTATTCCAAACAAAGAATATCTAGACTACATTACTCAAGACAAAGACTATTTAGATAATCTTATTCCAAACAAAGAATATCTAGACTACATTACTCAAGACAAAGACTATTTAGATAATCTTATTCCAAACAAAGAATATCTAGACTACATTACTCAAGACAAAGACTATTTAGATAATCTTATTCCAAACAAAGAATATCTAGACTACATTAATCAAGACAAAGACTATTTAGATAATCTTATTCCAAATAAAGATGCTCAAG AGTTTGAAAATCATGAAAATCGAGACTTACTATCGTGTACTGATTATGAAGAAGCTAAAAAAGCATCAGAAATTATGTGCGATGTTATAGATCgcttaaaatattatg ATGTTGCAAAATTTTATCTTAAAATCCGCAATCCAAATAAG TGTAATcaaatagtaaaaatgttatatgaACCCAAGGATTTATATGGTTTTGGTTCCAATGATAGTAAag ttttatttataccaAGAATTGTCCTCGAACACAATTCAAATTTGATACtgatacaaaaatatagc GAATCGAATACAACATTTTTTGCCAATACAtcgataaatataaatgacgAAACCAGTgccaataaaaaaaagggcAAAAAAGGTGTAAACTTGCTCAATGATCATATTGATTTTGACGATATTATTAGACAGatagtattaaaaaatatgtttgcTAATTTTTTCGGATTTATTATCACAAAAGAATACGATCACGTTGGTGTTACCTATGTCGAATCC AACCGACATGATAAATCCTAtccaaaaaattatgataagATAAAACGTAGAGCacaaaatatgttaaattTAATGAACATATTGCTATATGGATTTAAAGGTTAA